One genomic region from Mangifera indica cultivar Alphonso chromosome 17, CATAS_Mindica_2.1, whole genome shotgun sequence encodes:
- the LOC123200584 gene encoding uncharacterized protein LOC123200584 — protein sequence MTDDRRMLRRDEIRPTETKQRTERTTDQPMTTTDNIRPRIEQKLEEELRGGVVFIFANTALYSSWKKGGTMPFIFDTVMLRSFLHLLYVVISILFTSLHNL from the exons ATGACGGACGATCGACGGATGCTGAGGAGAGACGAAATCCGACCGACGGAGACCAAACAACGAACTGAGAGGACGACCGACCAACCGATGACGACGACAGACAATATCCGACCGAGAATCGAACAGAAATTG GAAGAGGAATTAAGAGGTGGTgttgttttcatttttgcaaACACG GCTCTCTATTCATCATGGAAGAAGGGCGGTACAATGCCGTTCATATTTGATACAGTAATGCTTCGGTCATTTCTTCATTTGCTCTATGTAGTTATTTCTATATTGTTTACCTCTCTTCACAATTTGTAG
- the LOC123200287 gene encoding class V chitinase-like, whose translation MADKTITFLLLLFISLPHSCCRDSSPRWIRGGYWDSYSELPISEINSALFTHLMCGFARINSSTYPIFFNSTSEQSFYNFTTTVKRKNPSVVPLLSIWGGGQDSSIFSSMINESSSRKTFVKFSVETARLYGFHGLDLAGVKPNRAINMTNLGILFDEWHDEIIFEARNSGKSELLLVITSHHLPSQDSVIYPIESLKKNLNWIHVLAYDYYVPTRDNFTGFHAALYSSSGWFNTNNSINEWLSIGIEAQKLVLGLPYHGYAWTLTSPSDNVVGAPASGPRITLDGSIGYKFVKSFIQYYGYGAAAVYNHTYVVNIFTVRANWINFDGVEAIRAKVS comes from the coding sequence ATGGCTGACAAAACCATCACCTTCCTCCTCTTGCTCTTCATTTCTCTCCCCCATTCATGCTGCAGGGACTCGTCACCACGGTGGATTAGAGGTGGTTACTGGGATTCTTACAGCGAGCTCCCCATATCTGAAATAAATTCTGCTCTTTTCACTCACCTTATGTGCGGTTTTGCTCGTATAAACTCCTCCACTTATcctattttttttaactcaacttcTGAACAATCCTTCTACAATTTCACCACCACTGTGAAACGCAAGAACCCATCTGTTGTGCCACTTTTATCAATATGGGGTGGGGGACAAGACTCTTCAATCTTTTCTTCAATGATAAACGAATCATCTTCCAGAAAGACTTTTGTCAAATTCTCCGTAGAAACAGCCAGGCTATATGGCTTCCATGGCCTAGATCTTGCTGGTGTGAAGCCAAACAGAGCCATCAACATGACAAATTTAGGAATCCTTTTCGATGAATGGCATGATGAGATAATTTTCGAAGCAAGAAACTCAGGTAAGTCAGAGCTTTTACTAGTAATCACAAGCCATCACTTGCCTTCTCAAGACTCGGTCATCTACCCCATAGAATCATTGAAAAAGAATCTCAATTGGATACATGTTTTAGCATATGACTATTATGTGCCTACAAGGGATAATTTTACAGGGTTTCATGCTGCTTTATATAGTTCTTCAGGTTGGTTCAATACCAATAATAGTATAAATGAATGGCTGAGCATTGGAATTGAAGCTCAAAAACTTGTTCTGGGTTTGCCTTACCATGGCTACGCCTGGACACTTACTAGTCCATCTGATAATGTTGTTGGTGCACCGGCTTCTGGTCCCCGTATCACACTAGATGGTTCTATAGGTTACAAGTTTGTCAAATCGTTCATTCAATATTATGGTTATGGAGCTGCTGCAGTGTATAATCACACTTATGTTGTGAATATATTCACTGTTCGAGCAAATTGGATCAATTTTGATGGCGTGGAGGCTATAAGAGCTAAAGTTTCTTAG
- the LOC123200578 gene encoding G-type lectin S-receptor-like serine/threonine-protein kinase CES101, whose protein sequence is MLLLGTIICGWKKAVLKSTGIMSTMKSSISKLKIKVTGIENLNNDASKLQVFSFTTIKAATNNFSNDNKLGEGGYGPVYKGRLLKGQEIAVKRLSETSHQGLEEFKNEVELTARLQHVNLVPVLGICTQKEEKMLIYEYMPNKSLDFHIFDSDKRYILDWQKRVRIIEGIIQGLLYLQEYSNFTIIHRDLKANNILLDSEMNSKISDFGMARAFKKDECKANTDRIVGTYGYVPPEYVRKGIYSMKYDVYSYGVLLLQIICGKKTACYYGSSENLSLLEYGYGLWREGESMKFFYSSLDDSSSPLKLERCMQVALLCVQEIPTDRPTMLRVYNMLKGESADIPSPKKPTFSVKRDEY, encoded by the exons ATGCTGCTTCTTGGTACCATAATTTGCGGTTGGAAAAAAGCAGTACTGAAATCAACAG GGATTATGAGTACTATGAAGAGTTCAATATCTAAACTGAAAATCAAAGTAACAGGTATCGAAAATCTCAACAATGATGCAAGTAAGCTACAAGTATTCAGTTTTACAACCATTAAAGCAGCTACAAATAACTTTTCGAATGATAATAAGCTCGGCGAGGGTGGATATGGACCTGTGTACAAG GGGAGGCTACTGAAGGGACAAGAAATAGCAGTGAAGAGGCTTTCAGAAACTTCTCATCAAGGACTTGAAGAGTTCAAGAATGAAGTTGAGCTTACTGCAAGGCTTCAGCATGTAAATCTTGTACCAGTCTTGGGAATTTGCACACAGAAGGAAGAAAAGATGCTGATTTATGAATACATGCCGAACAAAAGCTTAGATTTCCACATCTTTG ATTCTGATAAACGGTATATTTTAGACTGGCAAAAACGTGTTCGGATCATTGAAGGTATTATCCAAGGGCTTTTATATCTGCAAGAATActcaaattttacaataattcaTAGAGACTTAAAGGCTAACAACATTTTGTTGGATAGCGAAATGAATTCTAAAATATCAGATTTTGGCATGGCTCGAGCTTTCAAAAAAGATGAATGCAAAGCTAACACTGACCGCATAGTTGGAACATA TGGCTATGTTCCTCCAGAATATGTAAGAAAAGGTATATACTCCATGAAGTACGATGTTTATAGCTATGGAGTTCTTCTCCTGCAGATCATATGTGGCAAGAAGACAGCATGCTATTATGGCTCCAGTGAAAATCTAAGCCTTTTGGAATAT GGGTATGGATTGTGGAGAGAAGGTGAAAGCATGAAGTTTTTTTATTCATCACtggatgattcttcttctccatTGAAACTAGAGAGATGCATGCAGGTAGCTTTACTGTGTGTTCAGGAAATCCCTACAGATAGACCAACCATGCTCAGAGTTTATAACATGCTCAAAGGTGAAAGTGCAGACATCCCTTCTCCAAAGAAGCCTACTTTTTCAGTTAAAAGAGAtgaatattag
- the LOC123200582 gene encoding uncharacterized protein LOC123200582 isoform X2: MTDDRRMMRRDEIRPTETKQRTERTTDQPMTTRDNIRPTIEQKLLESWQTSLWIKLIGKGYFNGRDVSYGLLVLVVQEEELRGGVVFIFANKQ; the protein is encoded by the exons ATGACGGACGATCGACGGATGATGAGGAGAGACGAAATCCGACCGACGGAGACCAAGCAACGAACTGAGAGGACGACCGACCAACCGATGACGACGAGAGACAATATCCGACCGACAATCGAACAGAAATTG TTGGAAAGTTGGCAAACATCACTGTGGATAAAATTGATAGGCAAGGGTTATTTCAACGGAAGGGATGTGTCATATGGATTATTGGTCTTAGTGGTTCAG GAAGAGGAATTAAGAGGTGGTGTCGTTTTCATTTTTGCAAACAAGCAG TGA
- the LOC123200582 gene encoding uncharacterized protein LOC123200582 isoform X1, with amino-acid sequence MTDDRRMMRRDEIRPTETKQRTERTTDQPMTTRDNIRPTIEQKLLESWQTSLWIKLIGKGYFNGRDVSYGLLVLVVQEEELRGGVVFIFANKQVRINNLLILFKDS; translated from the exons ATGACGGACGATCGACGGATGATGAGGAGAGACGAAATCCGACCGACGGAGACCAAGCAACGAACTGAGAGGACGACCGACCAACCGATGACGACGAGAGACAATATCCGACCGACAATCGAACAGAAATTG TTGGAAAGTTGGCAAACATCACTGTGGATAAAATTGATAGGCAAGGGTTATTTCAACGGAAGGGATGTGTCATATGGATTATTGGTCTTAGTGGTTCAG GAAGAGGAATTAAGAGGTGGTGTCGTTTTCATTTTTGCAAACAAGCAGGTCCGTATTAACAACcttttgattctttttaaaGATTCATAG